TCGATGGTTGCCAGAGGATCTGATTTAAAGTCGCTGCGCTACACCTGAATGTCGTTTATGGctcataaaaggaaatctgtgTTTGAGTAACAATAAAGCAGGACTGCACtttctataaaaaaatatatatcctttCTCACAgagcagatgtatttttatttgctcagCGCCTGCCTCCGAGGCACGTGGAGCCTGACAGTGCTGGGATCCTTTTGGCCATAAAGCCCAGCAGTTAAGCAGGAGGACTTGTTCCGATGTGGATTAGGACACCTTACTCATTTTTCCAACAAGGCTTTTACACAGTGGATTTGACCTCCCGCAGAAGGGAGGACCTGAGCCTGCTGCACACCTGTAGCTGCCAGAGGAGTGAGGGAAATCCCTGGCCATGGGATCAGTCCACAAGCCCTGCACTGAACAGTGGGACAAAGCACAGACCCTTTGTCACAGCCCTGGCTCCAGGACCGGGACATTTGGGCCAAACAAGACCACAATAGCCACCACATCCATCACTGGGAGTCACAGTGGCTCCTATCTGAGGACAGGCATTTTCACTCACCTGTTACCGATGAAGAATCCTCCTTCATGTCAAACTCCAAGGGGGGCAAAACGATCTTTTCGTTCTCAACGTGAACACCAGCTGGGGTATCGTGCCACAATATCTGGAGACTGTCCAGCCCGCAGGACCTCCCCAAGGCTCAGCACTACCCAAGATCTCTAGGGCTGATGCTTTGCTGCGAGCAgcaaactgtgaagaaaaagcCATGAACTTCTGCCAACTCGAGCATCACATGGAAACATCATCCAGCCTGAGCCAGGACCTGAATggaagagctctgctgctgtaagCACCTGCAGAGCAAcgtgctgcaggcacagcccaAAACCAGGAGCCAGAGCACCTTTGGTGAGGGAACAGGGAGTCCAATTTTAACAATGGTGTGATGGAGCACTTTCCTTGCAGCTACAGGCTGCTCCATTTGGAGACAGACcgctgctttttaaaagcaccaAGTGCCAGGAGGGGATAGCAGACTTCGCAGCATTGGCAAACATCTGTCTGTATAGCGTCATCTTTGGGAAGCAAGTAAAGcaccacaaagaaacaaaatacagtcATTATAAAATTGTTTGGCTGTTAGGATGTCAGAGGGATGGGGCATACTTTGTTCATAACGGAAATTAAAGTGTAACTTTTACAGCAAAGCAGCCATTGTTATGCTGGAATTACAAACCACACAGATCAGCAGCAGCAATCGGTGACATTGATTTCACATTAGTTACCTTGTCCTGGGACGAAGACGGCCATTTTATGAGTGTCTCACTGGCTTAAAGGTCTGCTTCATGCATCCTGCACTGGCTGAATCTCGCCCCACGCTTTCACAATATGACATTGGAAATTCAAAGCAAGCCGTAACAAAGAGAAGAGATAAAAAGGGATTTAAATCTCTCAGGACTGCCAACCCCTGAATTCCACTGCAAGCAAAAACTGCAGAGGACTGAACCCTGATGAGCCTGAATGCCGCGCCATTTGCATACTTACATATTTTTGCtccaaatgtttatttctaaGCTACAGACACAGCTTTTCATCACTGCCAACAGCTTTAACCTTATAAATCCATCAACTTTACCTTCCCGAAACGCACATTCTTCCACAGACCAGTTcctcccaccccttcccctctcACCGGTGCCGCCTCACATTCCTCATTCAATGGTCTCTGCCCACCATCaacaaacatcagaaaaacacaaccaacaACCGACCTGTTTGCTCCCACATCAAAGAAAGTCTAGAAGGCAGCTTTGCAACTTCTTCTTTGGGGCTTTTTTCTACGGAGGATGGTAGGGGACAGGGAAAACAAGTCAAACCACTAGGACTTAAagtttttccagctttttattttacaaaaataacttaCAAATAGAGACAACTCTCAGAAGTAAGATCATTCATTCTGTGCATAAGGATACAGCCTTGTGAAGTACGGGCGTAGGAGTTAACAACTCTTACGATATTGTTAATTTTAACATGATGGTAACTATATTACAATACATACATTTCATGCTCCAGACACATGGGTACAACCACCACATAAAGCTGTGGTCAATAAAGCGTGCCAGCCAGCGAGGATGCAGGTACGAGATCATTTCCGTACTGCTATTTGTTGCCATCCTCTTACCTAGGATAGTTAAAACCAAATGGCATCCTAACACTCAGACTACAGCACTCCGGATACACTCATCAGCAATATACTTCAAATacatgataaaaatatatttaaatttcaaatacaattgTATAAGGTACACCAATAGCCAGAAAATAAAGTCTTGAGCTTTTAAATACaacacactatatatataacatatacaATGAGACGAGAGGGAATCTACACGTGGAAGGAACAAGCTTATCCTGAAAATGCATGTTATCTATAGTACACAATGGCTTTGTCTGCTAGGAAGTCATTTCCATTTGCATAGCATTGTCAAGAAGTCCAGACTGGGCTAGGAGGAgatcaaacaaaacacagcaacaaaatgcttcattttggtACCACTTCCGTTTTGCACCAGATTCTACTTTTAAATTACAGTTTgctatttctcttctgtaggctgtAATTCATGCCCCGTTCATAACAAGcatggggagagggaaaaaaaaagtcagagagTCGAGGAGGGTTCTTTATGGAGCTGCAGTCATTTGGCATTTTGCTCCAGAGCAGAGTATTCTGCTTCCGACACTCTGGAAGCATCGATAAGCTTTGTGAGGCCAGTTTTGGCAGAGTACTTGAAAATAAAGGCTTTCATGAGCTCGTATCTGTAGTTGCGGTTAATGAAGCTATACAGGATGGGGTTGACACAGCAATGGACTAGAGAGAAACACTGGGTGATGTGAAGCGTGGCGTACAAGAAGTTCTCCATTTGACAACTGAAGGGTATGAAATGAAGGCTATAGAAGATGTCAAGAAGGACAGTCGCGTGGTAGGGTAGCCAGCAGACGAGAAACACAACTACGTAGGAGAAAATGATCTTCCCGCTGCTCTTCCTCTCCTGGTCGCTGGAGGCTGAGATGGCCTTCGCAAGGAGGAAGTAGAAGAGAGCAATGACTGGGAACGGGATAAGAAAGCCCAGCACAACAGAGATGAGCTCCATGCCAATCAACCACTCTTTGAAGCTCTCCTCTGGATAGACGGGACGGCAATACGTTTCGTTGTTGGAGGAGACTGTCTTAAGAAAATAGGTGTCTGGGAGAGATGCAGAGAAGGCAAGAAGCCACACCAGGATGCAGATGCAGCGACGGACTATCTTCTGCTTGCGATTGCTGGAATTGGTGAAGTAGGCTACTGAGAGGTAGCGGTCCACGCTCATGCATGCCAGGAAGAAGATGCTACCGTACAAGTTGATGGAAAATATAAGGTGAGTTATCTTGCACGTGATTTCTCCCATGTGCCACTGGTTATGCTGGACAAGGGAGACAACCCAGACGGGAAGGGTGATGACGACACACAGGTCGGCAACAGCCAAGTTGAAGATATAGAGGTGGGTTTCATAGCCAGTCATTTTGGCTTGCAGATTGACCCACACCACGACAGAGTTGGCCACCAGCCCTATgacaaagataaaaatgcagaagaaggATAGGGTGTAGAGCAGGGCGCTCTTGTTTAGTGTGCCAGGGCATGTTGTTGCATCGACTGTGATGCAGTCGCTGTTGTTGCACATCCAGTTGATCTCCGTTAAGTTGGCCTTCTCCAGAAAATCAAGGATTGAAGTCAAATCAAGTGCACTCATGTTCGCTCGCTTCCGGGTTCGAGTGACCTACTGAACAAACAGGATCCGAAGAAAAGACCCAAGTTAGAGATATTTCTGCTGCCACCTTTGTACCAAAAAGCGCACACAAGACAGGCTGTTTCAGTGATGTCCTATTCTCGTAACGCACTTTCATTAAAGAGATCTGCAgagtaaaagaaacagaacagaccCATAACAAAACTCATCTAGTTGATGAAAGAGGAACAACACAAgctttttgtgtgatttttccTTGCAGCTCGTGTCTGACATCATCAGGTTGGCTATCATCCCCGGGTGTGAAATCCGCAGAGTACACCGTGGCCAAATAAATGTCAGGCGACTAAATCTGTCTTCCCCAGCATAAATGATGATACTATCGCTTTCAGCAGGGGAATCTTTAAGCCATTTTATCTGCACTCCCTCAAGCATAGTAGAATTGATCTGGCTGATACACGGTCCCGTAAAACATTTACCACTAGCTCTGGTAAGCATCTTGTcaagcccagctccagctgcattAAGCAGAAATGGGGAACTAAGGGGCTTTGTACCCTCAtccaattttaaatttaaatccgGCTCCatcctccccccttcccttcaaTTCTATTTTACAAAGCACCCCCTGTGTTTAACGATTATCACGTAGCTTGGGAGTGGAGGGGGGGAGGAATCAGAGCTGAGTAGATCTGGTGGgcttaagttttctttttagaagagaGCTTTGATTTACAAAATACTCCCCCATCACAGCTGGCTCCACAACAActgcttcctccccaccctttctcttttctaaatcTACTTTCTTGcctcctcagctccttcccccatTGGCAGGCAGTGGACAAAGCACGGGGCTACTTGTTCAGTCCCTtgccagcagaaggaagggCCCCAGCAGACCCGCACGGCTCACACAAAATCCGAGCTGGGCTGCTAATTACCGTTGTGCTTTTGGGGCGGTGTAAAAGGCCTCCTGCCCCGCTGCGACCCTCCCACCCCGCAGGGCCAACACCACCACCCACAGCCTCTGTCCGCCTTGGCCCACGAGCGCCGTGCTTCAGGAGCAACAAGGCTTGTACAAAGTTTGTGCAAGGTTTGTACGAGGCTTGCTGGCTGCACGGCAGCTGAATCTCTTCTGACACAAGGCCGTGACACCAACAGGCCTTCTACTTCGCAGCCCTTCCTTTCTCCCGGCTTAATTGTAACAAGTAGCTTTCTCTTAATCTGTTGTCTGGCCACCGAAACTGTTGTTACAAGGCGGACAGCCTGAGCGAGCTGTCAAGGGATGCAGCGTGCAAGGGGTCTGTCAAGACAAGCATTCCTCACTCACTGCCCTCATTAGCTGATATTTCAGCTTGcgtttctcttttctctcccactCCTTAAGATATAAAATCCTTTGGACACTAACATCCTGAACCACGGCCAGGAACCTTGTTCTTCCCCGCTCCCCCAGCCCACAGCCCGTGCAATTAGAGGTAAACCATGTAACTCACAGCATCTTTCCGCTGTCTGCTCCCGCCCTGGGGCAAAGTTGCTTTGCACGAGCAAGGGGCTGGAACAAGCCAAGCCAAAGAAAGCACAGGGAGAAACAACTTACTCGGCCGCTTGTGTCCCTGAACGTCCTCGATCCTACAGCCTCACCTCCCCAAAGGATCTCTTGGGTGGGATGCAGGTTTTGGTGGGGCTTACGGGGCTGCCTGCATTGCTGAAACTTGTGGGGAAACCTCAGCTGCCCCCAGATGTCATGCATGAAGGAGACAGTGGAGCAAGGAAGAGTTTGGATGTGGCTCTGTGTTAAGCAGCCTCTTCTTGTCCCTGCAGGGGACAGGCTGCTGGGCCAAGGAGCTCTGTGCTCTCTGAAAAGGGACCCTTCACTCCTCTGTCTGTGTAACTGGCTCTTCCCAAAGCTCCCACCCTTCCTGCCCCACCGCAGCGCGGGCTCTGCCAGAGACACAAActaaggaagagaagggagatAAGGGGGGAGATTACAGGAGAGGATTCAAGGCACTATTGTCCCAGTTGAGGGGAGGCTGGTGGCACTAACAATAAGGAGGGCCAGCAGAGATCAAATCTCTCCACAAACAGGGCCCAAATTGGCCCTGCGAGGGGACCTAGCCTATTGCTGCAAACCTATACAGCCTTCCAGCCTTTCATCTTGCTGGAGTGCTGAAAGACAAGGTTGAGATCCAAACCACATTAACCGCTTATTTTGCTAGGACCCCCCGCCCCGTACCTTGCATCAACACAAAGCAGCTCAAGCTCCCCCCCTGTCAGCACAGAGCCCCGTGCAAGGACGAGGATGACATATGTGATGCTCCCAAAGAACTGCAGCAACAGAGAGCACTGTCCCGTGGGGAGACCTGAGATCTCAGGTTATCCTCATCCCACCTTCCCAAGTGCTGTCTCCAACAAGACACACGAAGTAGCACTGGCTCCtgcaaccaaaaaaacccacagaaagcTAGGGAGCAAACCCACGGCCAGCATCACCGCCGTGGGAGACCTGCATCAGGGGTTAATCCATGGGCAGAAGTAAGTGGGATTTTGCACAGTGCATGCTGCAATTCCTGCTCACCCTGGGTGGAGAAGGACGGGTCAGGGTATTGCCGAAcgcagcagcaccccagcaaACTTCAGGGGCCTGTCTCTGAGCGATCACTGCCCTGCCCTACAGCcagtggggagaaaagggaTTCTCTACATGCATCTGCTCAAGTTCAGACACCAAGGAAAAATGCCTCACTGGCTAAAGAGGGAgctgagacagcagcagctttctgacTTGGGACAGATGATCGCCCCACTCTCCGTGACCACGggagctcctggctgctgcccacccttcagctgctctgcttgAAGCCCCAGCTCCAAGACAGGCGGTCCCATGAAAGTCACCCTCATAttctccaccacctcccctcATCCCATGCACGCACACATCCCAGGCCTCCAAGCCTGGAGAGAAGCGCAACAGCACCATCCCCACATCCCTCTACCTCAGAATCCCAAAGTAAATCCCCTACCTAAAATACACCATGAAATTGTTGGCCCCGTGGCACAGGACATGGTCTCCCACTGTATTTTGTGGGCagtgaggagagcagagcaggagagacTCCAGCCTAACCCTCTAACGCCCCACACAAGTCGCAtgggtgggcaggggcacctTCTGGGTCTAACATCACCTGCTCTAGCAAGGGGACCAGGCTCATTTCACACCTCAGGACCCCAACCCAAGCCAACCACCAGGATGGGGCTGCGACCACCCTCTGCCTTCAGCACAAGGAGAAGCTCAGAGCAGGCTGCATGTGTTGGATCACCAGTGCCAAGAGAGAAAGGCAGCCAGAGCCAGCAGTCCCCAGTGGCAGGATAGCAGGAGCAGGGTGGCAGAAAACCCTAAAACCGGGGCTCATGCCACGCTGGGGATGCTGCAAATAACGTTTAGCCCAAATCTCAGCCTGCCTGCACTCCGCGCACAGGTCCACAGCGTGCACGTGCATCCATCTGTCTGGGGCTGCCTGCATGCCTATGTGCTTTCGCATCCCCAGCGCGGTAATAAAACCCGAAACTGATCCGGCCTCCCAGGCTGGGAGCCCTGGCGGGGAGGAGCTGTCTGGATTCAGGGATTACGGCGCTACGAGGCCGTGCTGCCTGTAGTCCGGGATTAGCTGCTGTATACAACCCCAGCCCTCATTCCCACCCAGATTAGCAGGGAGGCGCGCGGGGAACGCAGCATACAGCTGAAATGAAGCCACGTCCCGTTCCTAAAAAACACTTTCAGCGCTCTCTGCGGACAGCGCGACACCCTAAAAACTTGCGAACAAAGCCACAAAGCATCCCGTGGCTCTTACCCCTCACCCCCAGCCCAGGACCTGTCAGCAGCCCAGAGGGACACCAGCATCCCGGGGCGCCCAGCATCCCAGCTCGCTTACGGCTTCCAACCAACCCCTCGCCCGTTTCTGGACGAAGCAGCACCCCCTGCCACACCCAGAGCCCCCCGTGCCCCGGCTCGCCCCTCCTCGGCCGAGCCCCGCTGCCCCGAAGGGCCgcggggaggcaggggcagcccgccgcccgcccgccatTACCTCAGCAGCCCGGCGCTGGCAGCGAGTgagcgccgcccgccgccgcccgggccTTATGGCGGCGATGGGGAACCGCCTCCAGagggcggcccggcccggcccggccccgccgcccgcccccggccctgGGGCAGCCGGGTGGGCTGGGAGGTCTGAGGGGAGTTGCAGGGGATCGTACGTGGAAGATAAATTGTTAAATGAGTCGGGGAGCACGGCCCCATGAGGGGGTGCGAGGCGCATCCAGAGCCTCGCGGGGCAGCTACACCTGAGCCCACAACAGCACCCCCCCTTcctgaaatacagaagagatTGTAACTCTTGGGTACGATTCTGTCCGGATCACCACTAAAACTGACAGACTGGTTTGGTGTTAGAAGCAGAGAAAGCCTCAGTCACCGAGTGACCAGAGACAGGGAAGGGGGGCAGTCGGCAGGAGGAGAAGAGTGGGTTTAGTTAcccagtttgtgttttttttctccctgccacTGTAACACAAAAGACCAGGCAAACTAAATACTAGACGAACTACAGACAAGGCAAACTAAAGACTACAAAAACTAAAGACTAGAAAACCTAAAGACTAGGCATAACCGAACTAGGCAAAGAGCGGCAACAAATTCTCACCTTACTCCCTCACCACAGGCAAGAAAAAGTAATGCCGAGTAAAGCTGATGGGATGCAAGAAGCTTGCtaactaaaactgaaaatactttccGTCACATTCCTCCTCTGCAAAGGAAAGCCCTGCCATGcggggaagaggaaggggtaGGTCTGTGTTCATCTCCAGCGGGGTCAGTCTGCCTGTCTTTCCTGGGGAAGATGTGAGATTAGACAGCAATCTACCTGCCAACAAAACAGCCTGTCCCTGGAGCAACACCACGAATTGCACAACTGCTGAAGCCTGAAAATAGTGCTGACAGCTCCAGAGGATCTGACGCACTCCTGTACCACCAGGCTGCTCCAAAAACACCAGATAATGCAGGGCAGGGGCTTGGCGTCCTGCTGCCCAAACCCCGCTGCTGGAgcgcagacacacacacaggacACGTATGGCTTTGAGCCCAAGACACCCAGCCATTACTGAGAAACTCATGAGCTAACACGTTTTAACTGGCACTGTTTGGAAGTTACAGGGCATTTCAGCAACCTGAGAGCTTCGACACCACCAAAAAGTACGTATTTTGTTTCCCTGGTGATGCTTAATCTTATTTTCACAGGCAATTAAAAGCTTGCCTTAAAACCTGTTGGAAAATCTGTGCTTAAAAACAGACcatgtatttttccatgaaaGAAAGCACCTAGCTGAAGTTTTCAAACTTCAAGAGAGTCTGGGATGCAGCAAAATAAGGCATTTTATTCTGTGGCAGAAAGGATCCACTTAAAAAGAGTCCTAAAAGGATTCCTACTTGCCAGCAGAGCAGTCTAaggttttaaaagcagattgCTTTTATAACTGCGCTTCATTTCGCAGCCAATGATGCCTTATCTTGCCCTCATCAAGCAGCAGAGTCAATGGATGCATCAGATTTGCACCCCTGCAACTGAAGGCACAATTAGCTTCAGGTTTTCTGCCAGCAAAGAGAAGATTAAGCTGCGGACATTacacctcctgcagctccaaGGACACACTGAAGCTTGCCCAGCCCTCAGACCAGCTGGCAGCGCTGGTTCCTGCCCCAGCTTTAGGCAGGCTGAGCTGGGAGTGGAGCCCAGGCTGCACAAGCTCAGCCCCATGCTTCCCATACTGCAATTTTAGGTgtcagggaaggagaagaacagAGGGATGAGCCTCTCACTGTCCTGCTGATGGAGCAGGTGAGATGAGATGTACCTTGTTTCCCTCCCTGACCGTCACTCTCCCCAGATGAGGATGGTTACGTCCTCCAAACTTCACAGCTGTCAATGAGCAAAGCATTTCGGCATCTGCTTAAATGCTGAGTGCTCACTGAAGTCTGTGAATGTTGGCAGAATTGAAGTATGGTGAGTTCAGACAACAACAGGCTTATGgttaaaaataagcatgtaCTGAAGCACTTGGCTAAATCGGGCTCTGAAAATCctaagcaaaaaaagaaaaaaaaaagtattctagCAGAAGTCCAGAGTCACTTGgacaaaaaagcaagcagagtgGTTTTTCCTTACTTGGTGTGCCAGAAAATAACATCAAGTACTACAGCCTCTCCAAAAATACCATCCAGCTTCTGCAACCCCAAAGCTGCTTGGCTGCTTGCTGTCCAAGAGTTGCAGGCAACCTCCTCTCTTGCATTTGTTGAGAGCAGAGCCCTCGCTGCCCTCGCTCCACTTTCCAGGTTCCTCCCTCCAGCTATCTTTTTACAGAGAACACGTTCCACACGCAGGAGGGACGAGCCCATTCCCTTTCCGTTATGAAAGCCAGATTTTACTCAGCGTTCAGGGATGAAATGCTTGAGCAGTAAGGAAAACAACACGGTCTCAAAAAACCACACAATGTGAAACCATCCCCCTGTAACACAGcaaacagagctgcagagaagctgGACACCCCGGATAAGATCAGCACAGGGTTGATGCCACCTGCTTGGTGAGATTAGTTCATATCTGCTGCTATTAGGACTGCTATTAGAGCCACTCCAATGAGGGGCCCCAGGAGATGTGATCTCCGAGACAGTCCAGCAACCAGAAACTCCTTGTACAGACACAGCTGGGCAGGCAAGATGAGTTCTTATGAGCCCAAAGTTGCCTCTCTCCTGGAATGTGGATTTACACCATGGGTACAGGGCAGCACTCTGCCAAAAAACACGTGCAGCAATCGATCTGTAGTTTGGCACCAGTGGTTCATCAGCCCAGACTGATGTGAACAAACCATAAAGGCTACTGAGTCCTGAACATCAGATGACTGCTTGACAAagagagcagccccagcctccagctccaGGGCTGTGCTTTTGGGGTTGAAAAGTGACCCATGCTACCAGGCTGCAACCCTACACACTCAGCGCAGCTTGTCACTCATTAAAAACAAGTTGTTTCCAGATGCTGAGGAAAGTGGCAAGCTCTTCACAGAGAAGTCTGTGGCAACGTGCCAGGGAGGGACCGGTCACCTTCACAGGATGCTGGATTCATCTCGCTGCACATTTCTTGGGGGTTCTCCCACCATGACCCTCTGCTACCTGGGGTCCACGGGCAGCACAGCACGGGGCATGGCATGAAGTCAAGGCTCCACTGTGCTCAGTGCCGAAGATAAACACATGTAAGGGTGGGCTCTGACCCGCGGAGATAGGTATGGCAGGAGGGGCGGACAGCAAAGACAGTGAGTGTTAGCTCTGTTAGGGAGAAGTCAAGGAAAATGCAGCTGAATAACTTGACTCAGGGTATTTGGCACAACATGGTGCTGAAAGCCAGATTACTACTGTGTTTAACTGCCTATCCAATATGCCTGTACTATagcagcatcttttttttttttttccccaaaagcacAAATTTTTAGTGCTTGCAATAAAGGGGGTGGGGGACAGGAACAAAAAATCAGGAATTTCTCACAgtccctgcagcctctccctgctgccattGGGAATGAGGGCTGAAAGTCTCTCCACTTTCTCTTAAGGCTTCCTTTTCCAACTGGGAGTCAGATGGAAGCTAACACCCAGCCCTGCCTACTTAAGTCAatagataaattaaaaagaaaatgcaagttcACAGCTTCAAGTGCTAGAaagactggggggggggagccaaTAAGGCaaagtgcatgtgtgtgttggGAGGGGTAGCATTTCAATAGCACATCAAACACCAAAAAGGGACAAAGGGAAACATTTCTCCATTACGCACGAGAGGATCAGCAAGGCGGGAGCAGCATCGCTGAGCGTGTGTGCAAGAGGGTGtccaaaggcagcagcatcaCGCACAGGCGGGGAACAATGTGCTGGCCAGCACCGCTACCGCCGGCCAGGAGTGCAAACACCCACGTTGAGATGACAAAGCCAGGGAGAGCCCGAATACACAGGCGCCTGCAGGAAATCAGGCTGTGATCCATGAAGTGCACAAAGGTAAAAGAGCTTCCTGCAGTCCTGGGAGTCGGTGCCAGTAGGCTGCTGGATGGAAATGCAGCGCtcatttcctccctcctctcagACAGCTAGTTCTCTGTCCTCTGCCGGTCACGTTCCTCTCTATATAAATTGGATGATGGGTGGAGGAAAAGACACTGCactgacaaaagaaataaatagatgaCTACATCAGGAGTCACCTCTGAAATCGtaaggcagaaaggaaacaagCAGCGAGTGCCCAGCAGGCAAGGCAATGACTGTGGTACTGCCCGGTTTCACTTCCCCTACACCAGAAAACAATCAAGCCATTTAACGCCAACCATGCCTAAAGCAGCCCTCAGCAGTCGCCAGGAAAACCACAGGTCTCCTGTCCAACTCTGACCTTTCTGGTTTGGAAGAAAtgcaagaggaggaggaaaggggaagagagcaAGGAGAAACATGCTCTcaactgctgcagcacaggcaggtgcTGGTTGTGCTtgaagcagcacagggaaagaCACTTTTACCCTTACACACCTCCAGGGACACCAAGGTCCTTCTCCACTGAAGGACGGAGTGAGCCAGGGGTGCCCCAAACTGGAGGAACCTCCAGAGCAGAGCCCGGGAGGCTGGGAAAGCCACCACAAGGCAcatgctggtggtgctgggtggGACACTCAATGTGCCCCAGGACGCTGTGCTCACACTTGTGAATGTGCTGTGTTGCCTTGTTTTATAGCTACAGGAACTGTGGCACAAAGAAGTCTACCTCCTAAAACTGGAGAGCGAGAGAAGAGACGTGCAGGCAGGGTTGTGGAGATGACCACAAGCTGTCCTAGGATGAGGCTCCTGCTCCAACTTCCCTTGCTGTGGCCCTAAACCACAAAACCAAGCGCTTGGCGAAATTGCAGCGTGGgacttccctttctcctccataGCATTCACCCATTAGATTGAAGGTTCCTGAgattttttcacagaaagacCCTTATGGGCTGGTTTCCATCTATGCTGTAGCTCCAAAGCTGTATTTTCGACTACTCCGCTGCAACAATAAGGAGAGAATTTAAGAGTACAATTTTAGAGAAAGCAAGCTGGGCTCCTTGGGATTTTGCAAGACTCCAGCATCTGAGGTTTTAAGGCCCATACACCAAAAGGCCTGTGACAGCCTGCAGTCTGAGACTGgtgttttccaggctgaaagGATGCTGCCTTCAGCATTTACCTCCTGACAAGTGATGGTGAACAGTGCTGACTCAGAGAGACAATATAAAGCATGCAGTGCCTCACATGTGTCTCAATCAGTGGGGCCACCCAGGACTTGAGCTgctctttgtctttctcctccAAAAGACACAGCATGAGAAAGGTTAATGCCCCTGTCCAGCCTTTCTGTCGATCCCAGCAGGATTCGCAGCCGTTGATCCCGGGAAGTTTGCTGAAAGCCAAGCACAGGTAGGGCGCTGTGGGATCTGCCAAGGGAAGGGCCAGCAGAGCAATCAATTTACCATTTTCA
This sequence is a window from Cygnus olor isolate bCygOlo1 chromosome 6, bCygOlo1.pri.v2, whole genome shotgun sequence. Protein-coding genes within it:
- the ACKR3 gene encoding atypical chemokine receptor 3 isoform X1 — protein: MRLAPPHGAVLPDSFNNLSSTYDPLQLPSDLPAHPAAPGPGAGGGAGPGRAALWRRFPIAAIRPGRRRAALTRCQRRAAEVTRTRKRANMSALDLTSILDFLEKANLTEINWMCNNSDCITVDATTCPGTLNKSALLYTLSFFCIFIFVIGLVANSVVVWVNLQAKMTGYETHLYIFNLAVADLCVVITLPVWVVSLVQHNQWHMGEITCKITHLIFSINLYGSIFFLACMSVDRYLSVAYFTNSSNRKQKIVRRCICILVWLLAFSASLPDTYFLKTVSSNNETYCRPVYPEESFKEWLIGMELISVVLGFLIPFPVIALFYFLLAKAISASSDQERKSSGKIIFSYVVVFLVCWLPYHATVLLDIFYSLHFIPFSCQMENFLYATLHITQCFSLVHCCVNPILYSFINRNYRYELMKAFIFKYSAKTGLTKLIDASRVSEAEYSALEQNAK
- the ACKR3 gene encoding atypical chemokine receptor 3 isoform X2: MSALDLTSILDFLEKANLTEINWMCNNSDCITVDATTCPGTLNKSALLYTLSFFCIFIFVIGLVANSVVVWVNLQAKMTGYETHLYIFNLAVADLCVVITLPVWVVSLVQHNQWHMGEITCKITHLIFSINLYGSIFFLACMSVDRYLSVAYFTNSSNRKQKIVRRCICILVWLLAFSASLPDTYFLKTVSSNNETYCRPVYPEESFKEWLIGMELISVVLGFLIPFPVIALFYFLLAKAISASSDQERKSSGKIIFSYVVVFLVCWLPYHATVLLDIFYSLHFIPFSCQMENFLYATLHITQCFSLVHCCVNPILYSFINRNYRYELMKAFIFKYSAKTGLTKLIDASRVSEAEYSALEQNAK